The genomic window TTACTTTTAGctgttataataaaaaaaaactaattacaTTATTTTTAGACAATTGTATTTACTAGTTTCCCAAAACGCTTAAAAGGATTAAAATATGCACCTCGAGTAAGAACGCCGTATCCGTGGGCGCACTTTGAGTGTTTATTGCAGTAATCTCCCCTCTTGTAGTAGCCCTCCTTGCAGCGACACACTCTATTGTTGCGAGGTCCACATTCGATCTCCACCTCCTCGTCGCCGGTACAGAATTGGTTGCAGTAGAGACACTTGGGAAGGTAATTCCACAGCTCCGTGAAGTGTCCATCTCTGCACGGCACGCACTGCGTTTGCTCGGCGGCTGTGCAGTGAGCGGACATGCGCGTGCCGGGCGGACACTTGTTGCACGCGAGGATCTCCCCGGTGGATGGACTTTTGTACTCGAACGTGGGAGGGGACTCCGTTGGCGATACGTTGCCGTGAACGCCACACAGTAGCAGCAGCAGGGGTGGCAGGCACAGCTGAGGAAAGATGGAGTCTGAAGTTATCTGACGATGTGACTTTGAACGCAACGCACTCCTTCCACTTACCATGCTGATGTTCTCTGTGTTGAGGTTCTCATGCGTGCATTTGGATGCTTTGTCATGCACTTATATAGTGGCGAGCGAGGAACACGTTACATTTCTCTCTCTAAAGGTCAAACCACTTCTACTTTGAGTATTGGCTTGGCTGGGAAgtgatttgacaaaaatgtgcATTTGAGCATCAAAAAACTTGTGgtttccacacaaaaaaaagttctgaATTGATCCAGAGATTTTACAGATCCCCAGTGACTTTGTCTAAAAACAACAAGAGTTGTTTTGGGTGACTATGCTTTTCAAGGAACAGAGAGAAGAAATTTAAACAAAGatataaacaaacacatttatgATGTTTAATACATTTTTCAATTAACTCTTTAAAAATGTGGTCATAATAGGTTTGATCGATAAACATCCTTATACGTCTttgctgtaaaaaaaatccttgcTGTTAAGTTGGGATAAATCATCAAATACTGGTTCTTTGCCCTCTAAAAGCCGAACaatatgtttatatgtatataacAATATGTTTATTAATGTGGTAGGAGTTTGCATTGGGGTAGAACTGCACTGAACAATATTTTATAATACTTTTATTACACTACTGATAGTGCACTTGTGCCGATTTGTGTACACAGTCTGCAAATAAGCTTTGCACAGTCAGCTGAGTGAGATGTGAATTTACAAAATCATGCAAACTTAAGAAGGAAATTTTGGTTTCCAACTTGCTTGTTAGGAGGAAATTCTGAATAATGAGTCACGTCgtctgtgatgatgatgatgacgataatGATGAGTCAGCTCCGTGTAGTGTGGCTCCCGTGCTGAAGAAGCAACATATAGCATTTTTTCCGCTGAATATAAAGCAATCATTCATGACTGACTGACATTGTCGTGCCCCATGCTCATAAATGCCTGTTTAAGAAATTTTAAGTCACAGGAGAAAAAGTCCAAACTTTTATCAAGCAATGCTTTTGTACAAATCATTTGGCATTAGTGTTATATACAACAAAGTTcataatattaaaagtgaaaaaaataaacacatcccTTCAAAAATTTGCAGCATTTAGAATCCAGTATTTCTCATaaagcagttaaaaaaaagcctttacATAGAATGGAAAATTAAATTTCCATTTTCTTAAATAGTACACAATTGTACATTCATAAAGCTGACAATTACATAATAAAATTCCTATAAGCTTCACTTGCCAGCAGTCACAGACAAAAGCAAGAAACATAGGACATACAGGTATAGCTCTTGACTATGAAATCAAATCCTTCCTCTCAAATTCAGAGAAAGCAAAAAGAAAACCACTCAAATTTGCTAGCCCACTTTTCATAAAATAGTactatttacattttaaatagTTTCATTATTTCTTTTCACAGATTCAAATGACTCCAATGAAATATTTTCCCCCAAATTACATTATATGTAATATAAATGATCATATACAATTCGTCTATGTTcattatattaataatattacaTGTAATCTAGTTATATATGTAGTCATATTTATGGATTGAAGGTTAGGTGcagcaacaggtggattttgttCTACAATGTAATAGCTACAAATTACAACACATGGTAAACCTGTATTGCGCAAGGAATTATAGGTCAAAATGAAAATATCTCAAAAGGCTGATgtgcaagaaaacaaaagtaaagaCATACGAACATCTCTGATGAAAATATGCTGTTGACCAGTGGAATTGTAATTGCCCAGGATTACTATGTGTGTAGCTCATCTACTTAAGTAGCACTACACTCTTGATGCCATCATGAAACCCACTTTAGGAatgcacacaataataataatgtaataataataataataatacagaccGACAGCAAAACTTTACAGAGGTAATGGTAATTACAGCTTCTGTATTGGATCCATTGGATTTAGGTGTAATTATAACTAATCACTTTGTGTGTCTGCCTTGAAGTTTAGTGTTAATTGAAGCTAAGGATGGGCAtaaaaatcaatctaatttATCATCAATTGTGTGGATTTCAGTGATTCAGCTTCGTGCACCCAACAGTCAAGGCGCTGTTGATTTACGGCTAACTAGTTTGAGGTATGAGGAAGAACATGATGCAAGATATTGGAAACATTATTCTACACAATAATAAACTGAAAACAGGAGTTCATAACAGTGACATTTTTCCCAATCAtccattgatctttttttttttatagcttttGTCCTCATTTGGATTCGCAGGTGGGCTGGAGTCTATAGTATCTGACTTTGGGCAAACAGCGGTATGCACCCTGAATTGATTGCCCGTCACTCACAATTAGACAAACAACTATTTACACTCACTTTCACACTTATGGACAATTTAGTCTTCAGTTGACCTAACATGCAGTTGAtatgcattcattcatgcattctcCATAGGCTGGATTCAGGATTTGAACCATGAAACCTCAGAAGTGCCAGGCAGATGCGATGACCATCTTCTCGACcatccaaaaatgaaaaaaatagttGACGTAACACTAATTAGACTTTGATTTGCCCCATAGTCTCATAAAGTAAATTTACTCTAATGCCCATCCTTAAATGAAATCTTGCCCTCATTCATTGAACGGCTTAAGCGTTTTAAAACACAGCTCATCCTGCAGCATGCTAACAAACATCTTCTCATACGTCTTGCGTGTAGACGTAGATCCGATAATGCGGCTGATCTTCTTCAGGCCTTTCAGAAGATACCGAGGTGCGCCTTTGTTGCGGAGCACCCTCAGACTGTGAGAAAGACCTTTGACCAAATCCATGTCAAAGTTGGCGGTCTTCCAAAGGTGGAGGAGTTGCAACATGTACTGCTTGGGGAGACAAGTAGCCACGAGCGCCAACACGTCTTCCTGATGAACTTTTACCCCGGGCAAACTGTTCGTGACCTCCAAGAGGTCGCCCAAAGTTACGTTTTTCAGGCTGTTGCAGCGGGAGACCTTCCGCTCGCAGCTATTCACACCTGGATGAAAGAGAAGAAACATGCAGGTTGTAGACACAGTCATAACGGAAACACAGATTTTGGTAGCAACACATTATTAATGCACGCATTAGTATATTTATAGAAATTACATCTTCATGGGTATTTGAGAGAATTGATATGGATGCAGTTAACTTGGAAAAATGTTCCGTCAGCCATgcatgccacaagagggcactaGTGACCAGTATCGGTAACTGGTATTGGCAGCCTTCTTTAGTATGCGATACCTTGAGATAAGGCTGGCATCGGCCCGATACCGATACTTGGTATCGATACTTGTCCATTTCTAGTTTTCAGTACTAGTAATGGGCGACTACAATGGTAGCACTTCACAGACCTTAGCATTTTCCATTTTGAAGCAATTTGCTCATTTCAAAATTAACACAAATCTGTACCTTATTCTGCACAActtaacacgcacacacatgtacTTTTCGAAAATGAAACTATTCAAAGTACAGAAACAATAATTTtataaaaatcacattttcaaaAACTTTGTGTCTGCACCAACTTAAAAAGGAATCAGTTTTACACCAAAACAAAATTAGCAACAATGAAAGCAATTTAAGCAACCATAAATTCAGTGTGACAAAGCTTTTAAATTATGATCAAAGTTGATGACTCATTTTCATGAAACGACTTTCATGTCATTGTTTTGAAAACACGGGTGTACTGTTTTGTAAAATATCCAGGATTGCGGTTGAGCAAGACAGTCAGCAACTGAGAAAAGATTGCAAAACAATTTAGAACGTCAAAGATGAGTAGGCTTTGGTATCTAGGTCAAGTatcaaaaaatgtatttttattaataaaaacaattgggaTAACgctatttattattactattagtagtagtaatagTTTTAATTATGATGAATATATCCTAGTGATTGGTTTCATGTTCCACTCGGAACAAACGAACCTCGGGTGAAAATCCACAGTGCAGTTTGCCTTTAATTTATTCTAGCCTGCACTAATTTTAAAATTCTGTAAAATCCTGGAGCAACTGACAAAACTAAAACACTTTTGTCATCTTCGAATACCTTTTATGATGCCATACAACTTGTCCTGGTCCTTGTTCTGCTGCCTCCACAGCTTCAGCAGCTGGAAGACTTGCTGCTGTGGTGAACAGGCCTTCTTCAGCCTCTCCACACTCTTGCCATCCACCCTGCGGCCCGGAAGACTCTCCAGTAGACGCTCCAGGGGCACGGAGGACAGCTGCAGGGAGGCAAGCGACTGGAAGACTGCCTCCTCACACAAGAGCACATCTGGAACAAAAGagcaaataatacatttaatatatataGAAACATAATAAGGGAGCTACATGATCtcagtttattattattgccaTTCCACACGTGAACAAGCCGCTTCttataaaatacatttgttttccTGGAATTAAGAGCTGATTTAGAATTAAAATGAGTGCATAATATACAACCTACAAGATTTAGATAGATGCTCAAATATTGCCTACTTGTGGTATCATGCGCCATCACTTGATACAAATTTGCATGAAAACCCATTCTgtcattcattttcatttccatGAAATTTATCAACCAGTTTTGTTTTACGCAACTACCTATTCTTTTTCCTCGAAGCTTTGCCTAACTCTGCCTCCGATTTGACTGTACTTTCCAGAAATGATGCAAATCTGTACGTCACAGAATATCCAGAGTTGCATTTTTTTACTGCGCAATACTCTGAACTCTTTGTAGAATGTTTACTGCATGCTTCGTTTCCAGTGGGATTTAAATTAATTGACATTAAATCGGGATCAAGATTTGACATGCAGTGTGAATCTGGTCAGAAAAGAAGACTAAATAAAATTCCCTGTCGTGAGGAAGAGAAACAATCACATTCCAGACTAATTTGAGCTGCAACCCGTGTGCAGTGACGTACGTGTATGAGAAGACAGCTGATCTGTAAAATGACCTCAGGTCTCACCTGTGTGGCACAAAGTGTGCCGATGAACACAATCAACGGCCATAATTTGGTCTTGGCTTCCACAGATGCTGTCTGAAGTGGACGTTCCCCATCGCAGTGTCTTCAGGCCTGAATCTGTGCAGTTTCTGTGGGGTCGACATGGTTCCGTGGACGAGCGGCTGCTGGAGAAATGACCAGCGGGGCATTGCTTGCACACAGTGTCACTCAACGGTGTACCTGGAAGGAATCAGAGACCAAGCAGTCATGTAAAGGAACAAAAAGGAATACTAAGAAGAGCTTTAGATGGAAGTCCTGTGACAATGTGCAATTATTTATGACTAAATCATTTTTGGATCAGTAAAGTGACATTGTGTCATGGCACACTTGATGTTCCTTGGCACATTCTGGTTGGGAATGACTATTATTCTGGAACACTAAATTAGTTGAGACGTGGTTTCCATGAAAATGACAAAGATGAAATTATTTCTTATTACATCCCAAATGATTTCAGATGGTGTTATTTTGGGTCAAATGAGTACATATTGTTGTTTTATGGAAAGGGGCAATGATGTGATTCTAAGAACGTCAACCACAACATGAGACTTTGTCATTATGAGAGTGAGTCACACCACTGTGGCAGCTACTTAGTCggtttatttttgtcatatgTTTGGGGCTTTTTATTTTGACTGAGCCTCTTCAATCAAATGCCTCAGAAGTTGAACTAATTGACCCAAAATTTGACACAAGTCTACCAGTGGTGACAAAGAGGAAAAACGGTGCACACATTTAACTTTAACATctctgtcaactttttttttttttttttaatttttacaaaTGTTTCATGTACAAATATAGATTTTTGGACAAATCCATCTGGACTGAATCACGACATTATAAAGTAGCATAAAATCCTTAATCCTTATCAAATTCTTACAAACTAGGGCTAATTTCAGTCTTGTCACAAATCTCCAGTCAATTATATGCTCTTATTGATATGTAGGTgggctgatttgtttttttgtaacatCATATAACTAGTTATAATGTGTGATCCTGGTTTGGCCTGCTGTGTGTTTTATGTTGCTCACCTTTCTTCTAGGAATGGTCAAGGACTTTATGTGAATCGTCAGACACAGAAAATTTGAGGAAAAGTTTTAGGCCAAGGTGCAGAATGATTTGTCTGCTTAGCGTCCAAGTCACATTGTGTCATGTTGTGTGTCACAATCACATCCTCATTTTGCGTCTTGAAACTAAACACGTGAGATATCAAAGTGCATTAGTCAGATTCAAACCCTTGTTTCGCTTCGTTTTGCACAGTGTTATACTTTCGGCAACACGCTTGGCTCTTCGTGACCAGCACAAGTCAGGCGTAAAGTACGGTCAGGTCAAACTTCCAATCTTCTTGTCAGTCAACAGCAAAAGGGCACATTAGGTGGCCTAGTGGGAAGAAGCTGAGTCACATCAAGGCGGCAAAGCGTTGGTTTTTGCTCATCTTGTGGTCTTAAGGCTTCGACCACATTTGTGCCCATTACATAAGGAGCCAAGCAGCTTAAGGAAGGGGAAACCCCAGTGATGCTGTGCCACATCGAGAAAAGTTGTCTCCTATTTTACTATGGCCTTGTGTGAATTACAGGGTAATAAGAATAGACGGTAAGTGTCAGCGAGGCATACTGTATTTAATGCAAAATGGGCTCCAAAGAAGATGAGACAGATTTGTTTATGCAAAATAACAGTTGATGTAAACCACGATGACTCGATAAATGACTGAGAGTGCAAGAGTTTGGAGACTTCATTAAGAAACATATGAAATAGGGAAATGTACTCAAATTTACCAAAGTCAGACGAGTGCACCCTAGTAATGTTTGAAAATAATAGTAACATGAATAACAAATTCTAATATACAAATAACGTGTCAAATGCAAAAAGTCAAATGGACCTGGATGCGGAATTTCGAACGTGTCTGATACCCAAGCATGAATGCTTTGAGGAAGTTATCAAGTGGTTGTGAGGAAGTTGAACCATTTGACGCGCTATTTGTGACTTcttctttttaattattatcACTTCACATGCAAAGAACAAACTAAACTATTAGTTCAGAATTTGTAAGTGTAAAACAGTGATCGTACTAAAGTAAAGAAAAAGATGTCATTattgcaaaat from Syngnathus typhle isolate RoL2023-S1 ecotype Sweden linkage group LG10, RoL_Styp_1.0, whole genome shotgun sequence includes these protein-coding regions:
- the LOC133160439 gene encoding tumor necrosis factor receptor superfamily member 11B-like, yielding MESTLVHFYAVEMSAWIASSNPAMKLILLFTASVTWAFQQQAELSKYQYRDPVTSDLLLCDQCPPGTAVKKHCTAERATECQPCPERHFADSWHWGDSCQYCTLVCKERQLVKQECNSTHDRVCECAAGFHLVVEFCITHSSCPPGYGVTDLGTPLSDTVCKQCPAGHFSSSRSSTEPCRPHRNCTDSGLKTLRWGTSTSDSICGSQDQIMAVDCVHRHTLCHTDVLLCEEAVFQSLASLQLSSVPLERLLESLPGRRVDGKSVERLKKACSPQQQVFQLLKLWRQQNKDQDKLYGIIKGVNSCERKVSRCNSLKNVTLGDLLEVTNSLPGVKVHQEDVLALVATCLPKQYMLQLLHLWKTANFDMDLVKGLSHSLRVLRNKGAPRYLLKGLKKISRIIGSTSTRKTYEKMFVSMLQDELCFKTLKPFNE